Within Oreochromis niloticus isolate F11D_XX linkage group LG2, O_niloticus_UMD_NMBU, whole genome shotgun sequence, the genomic segment CAGTTACCTGTATCGATGATCCAGGATCGTTTTGGATGGTAGTTGCCAGATGGTCCCTCTCGTGGAGTCAGTAGACTCCGGACAATGGAGGTAAACAGCAGAACCATACATAGCTGAGACGGTGTGTTGACGGGATGGGGTAGCATGCCGGTGTGTTGGAGGAatgggaagaggaggaggaggttggtgagagaaggaagaggaaTCTGCTCTCACATCCAGCTGGATCGTTCTTTTGGCAATTCCCACAGTGTTACTGGCCAAACACTCATACCTGTGAGAGACTGATTAGCTTAGTGACATCTTTTAAACAACTCAGCTGTCACAGAAGAACATAAGGACAACCATATTAGAGTTCACTCATAAATCTGTACTGCTTGGAACGCACGATTTTTAAAACCTGCTAATGGTTGATcaataatgttattttaaacaatCCTGTATGGAACATAAATAAGAAAACTGCATGCCAATCCCTATGTCACAGGAATTCAATACAATTTATATGACTTATGAAAACAGAGCCGAGATAGCTGCATTCATAcatacatttattttgaaacagtCTAAAAGAAATGGCCATCTCTTACCTCCCACCATCAGATGGTAGAACATTCTTAATGAACAGTGTCCCATTTGGGAAGACAAACAGCCTGCGTCCCAGAAACTGTGATGGTTTGACTTGGACACCTGCTGGGAGCGTCCACTTGAGAGCAGGTGGTGGTTCGCCCTTCACAGAACAGTGAAGATAGACACCTCTGCCTGGTTGGATAGAGATTTATTGGTTTAGAAGGGTTGTGATCCTATGAACGTTTCAGCCATGtctttaaaaacactttcagtGTTGATGGAAATATTTTTTGTTGTGTGAATTCAAACTACTGGAAAATCTCTGCTTCAGTATCATACCTGGAGGAATGATCACACTATCCAGTGCTTCTTCGCTTATGCTTGGAGGCAGAGCTGCTACGTGCAGATGATAAGTAATTGTATCTGCACCTGCTGCATTGCTTGCAATACATTTATAGTTCCCTTTGCTGGAGAAATTAGCAGAATGAATGTGAAGGGTCCCATTCTGAAGCAGAGACATTGGAGAGAGGATAGTGTAAAGAGTCCCGGCATCTCGAACAAATGTTTTGTCTGGGAGGATCCAGGAAATCTGGGCTGGTGGTTTGCCAGAAGCCAGGCAGtccagaaacacattttttcctAAGTAGACTGCTATCTCTGTGGACCTGGGTAGTTGAATCCTGGGTGCCTCAGTTTGCACAGCTAAAGTGATGACCATCCGATCTGATCCAAACTTGTTCTGGGCTGTGCAAAGGTACTGTCCTCGATCCTGAAGCTGGATGTTTTTAATAACAAAAGTTCCATTTTTGAAGACTTCAAAGCGAGTACCGTGCTTGGTGTTAGCTGGGACAGTGGCACCTGAGGAGAGACCAAACCATAAAGACTTCTAAGAATTTCTGCTActagaaaaaataaatggcaaACCTATTTAATACCAGACCAGAGCTGAAAATCGAGCACACAGTAAATTGCGTCTTACCTGTTGAGACTTTCGTCCAAGCAATGTTAGGTTCAGGATTCCCGGTTGCTTTGCACGGCAGGAGGACATCACTCTCTGCCAGCACTGACACACTTGCTGTGGTAACTGTGGTAATGCGAGGTTTagccccaccaccaccaccaccttcaAACATCCATCGGAAAGGAGGTGCAGCTGTAGGACGACGGGAGCTAATTCGTCCTGCTATTAAATTAATGAAAGCATCAGTTTTATCATAATTAATTTCTAAACAACATTCATTAATATATTTTAGCTCTTTCAAATGATCGTACCTCCAACAGGCCACCAACCTTCATGCAAAGCCCCAGCGGTGGTGTGATGGTAGGGAAGAGGAGTCAGCATGAAACCAgagaatgatgatgatgatgaaggttTAGCAGAGTTTGCGGGCTGAAGGTTGCTTGTGTAAGCGGCAGTAGGCACTGCTGGTTTGGGGGGTGTAAGGTCTATGTTGGGATGGAAGGTTGGGTTTAGGCAGTAAGGGGGGGTGGAGTATTGTAGTAACTAGGGCGTGGTTTGGGTGTAACCATTCTCCCCAGCTGAGCAATGCGATCAAGCTGTGCCTGGAAAAATACAAACCAAGCATGATCCTTTGTTATAATGTcaacatttttcaaataaacataatttctaattacaagaaaaaagccaaagTGAGCTCTGATACTGAAAAAATTATGAAACTTAATCATCCCACATGTGTGATTTTAGACTCAATACACGTTCAACTTCTAAATTAAGTTTccatttagttttgttttcagtttaaaaaaaagtcaaacctCGGATTTCAGTAGTTAATGCTTTATTTAAGAGCTAATGCTaactgtctgtgtctgtggtgAATTTATTCATGTAGATTTTATTTCCAAAGGCCTGTCTGCTGCAGAAGACATTAGATTAAGCAATAGGAAGCATGAACCATACTGCCAGCCTGTGAGCCATATGATCATCACCCTGGGCTTAAAGAAGCAAAAAGCTCTTCAGCTTTGGAGTTTGAACTGGTCAACAACGGGCATCTCTGTAGGGAATGAACATTTTTCATGATGGTAGATTATTTTATCTTGTGTAATACAACATAGTGATGTGAAAAAAGACAATAGACCTGCAATACCTCACGACTTTGCAACAGAAAGAGCATGGTACCATTTTTTTGGTCTTCCAAGACAGTTATGCTATTTTTGTGAGGTTGTCCAATATGAGCATGTCTCTGCCAGACATTCATTTTATGAATATTTACATACAAAATTAGACAAAAGAAACCATGTGAACTTTATACCAGCCCTGAGTCCCCCATTATACCTGTCTGTATCTGTTCCTCAGCCTTGTTAGAAACAGTAGGTCTTTTGTTTGGGTCATGCCATCCACATGATGATTCTGACGATGATGTTGGGATAGGTGGGTGTTTGAGTAAGTCAGTCTGATATTCCCTGCTCCTGAAACAGTGGGCGTGGGTTTGACTGTTTCAGCTGTAATTTCTGGTCTGTTGGTGACAAATGAGCCATGAGCCCATGGGTGTGGGAGAGCTGCAGGGTGTGACCCTAGGATGAGAACCATGAATTGCAATAAGgcttaaaattacagaaaataacagaaaacaaatattGTTATGTGTTCAACCTACACATTTAGAAAGGAAATTATAGCATGCTACTTTATTTACCTTGTCTTGGATGTGGTAAAGAGCTTTGTCCTGGCCAGGAAGGGTACAGGGgataatgatgatgacgatgatggtGTAAAGACCAGGTAGAGGTTGGAGGGACTCTGGGAGGCTGGAAATGCCTGCCTGGATTCACATTAGTGTGCcttcctgtgtttctgtcttgGTTTCCATATGTAACCCTCTGGGTGGTAGTTTGTCCTCTTCCCTGGTTGGTTTGATGAAGCCAGGGGTGAAGGGGCTCCATTACGGGGAAATTGCTCATTTGAGGCTTTACAGTTGGTTTGTGTATCCATTTGTCTTCTCTTGGTGTGTCTTCATCTCTGTTTCCACCTCTTGCTGAATGTGATGTAAAGATGTTGGAGGATGAAGTTTTTGCATGCGttagtgtttttttctctgGCGAAGGTCGAGTGTAAAATCTCGGTTGTGTTGTTGACCTAAAGATATCTCGTGTATTGTAGCTCTCTGTAACCAACTTttctgtgtctttctttctcccttctGTCTCTATTTGATATTTCTCTTGCTCCTCTGGTGCTTTTGGAAGCAGGTTTTTATTGTTGATGCCATTTCCTTGAGTCATCTCTACTTTATTTATCTCAGGTTCCTTTAAGTGTACAACATCCTTCGTCTTTTCTTCAACAGGCCGTATAGCTGGATTATCTAATTTAGGAGTGACGATTGTCTTTGGATTAGGTAAATGGTTTCTACCTGGCAAATGACCTACGTGGGGATTAGTTTCCTTAACTGATGGAAAGGGGGTAACGCTAATGCCAAGCTCCTGAGCTGTAATAAGGGTTTCACTATTTAAATCTTCCTTAGCATCCAAACTGTCACCAGTTTTGTAATTATATTCATCATAGTACTCATCTCCCTCTGTCTGATACTCAGCAGATAAGGTTTCATAGTTTTCCACTGTGCTTGGAACAGTTGTTGTAGAAGTAGTAGTGGTAGTTGTAGTAGTGgtagttgtagtagtagttgttgtaatGGGCGGTGTTGTCATTGgagtggtggttgttgttgggggaAGAGTTGTTTGGGGTTTGTTTGATGAATGGTAGAGGGGGTTAAGATGTGGGTGGATTCTTCTCACTGGGGGTTTTCTACGTCTGTAAGGGCGCCTTCTTCTGTTTGAACCAGCAGAAACAAAGTCAGCGTTTCTTCCTCCCTCTCCTAAGTGCTTATTTTCTGACTGTTCGACTGGCTGATGAATTCCAGAAGGAACTGTAGTCCTGGGAGAAGCAGTCTGAAGAATCTGACTTTCTAATGTTTCAGAGTGTTTTTTCTCATCCTCCTTTTGGCCTGTGTTTGAATGTACCTCAGGATAAAGTTTCGCATTGATAGGAAAATCTGTCAATTCTATCCTGGTATcaggaggtgtggtggtgtgatgTAAGTTGTAAGCAGCAGTATTAACCATAGTTGCAACTGCAGTTGTAGGTGTGGCTGTACTTGGTTGGATGATTACCGTGCTTGGCTCCTCAAGTGTCTGCTCAGTGGGCAGAGCACCACTTGGTTTCGCATTAGCTTTTGCCAGTATCTCTGCCCAACGATTTGGATCCAACTCCTTAATGGATTTATTAGGTTTTCTCTTTGAATCTTTCATTCGTATCCTTTTCAAAAAACCGTTAGGATTTCTTTGCCTCGATCCTACCTTCTCAGGGAGTTGTGTAGAAAAAGGATGCACAATTTCTTGAAAATCTCCCCCTGAGCCTTCTCCTCCTTCCAAAGCAACTGTCAAAATAGGATGCTCTTTCTCAGTTTGTACTTTAGTCCTTTCAGAAGCCTTTTCTCCCCTGACTTCCACTATGTGAGTCAGCATGTCAGCTCCATACAGATTGGAGGCCAAGCAGCTATATTCCCCTGCATCTTCTAGTGTCAGTCTTCTTACAACCAACGTCCCATTCTCCATCACTTCTGCTCTTCTTGTCTGTTGTGTGGGGAGAAGAACTTGATTTCTGGGTAGATACCATATAGTGTGACTGGGATGAGCCGAGGTCACCTCACAAGGAAGAGAGAAAGTGTTCCCTCTCTCAACTGTAATTTTCTCACCATTGAAAGCTGTTGGACTCAGTGAGCGCTCTTTGATGGTTAGTCTCAAGGGCATCAAGTCCACACCGGCTTTGGTTCTGACAATACAGTGGTAGACACCGGAGTCAGACAGTGTGGCATTCAAAATCACAAGCTGCCCATTTTCAGAGATGTGTATTTTATCAGTTACATCCTCCACAATGGACAAATCTGGAAGCATCCACTCCATTTTCACCTGTGGATCAGATGTAAGGACGCTGCACTCTAAGTTAACCTTTGATCCTTCAAGAGCAGTCTGAACGCGTCCTGCTGTCCCTCTGCGAATTAGAGCCCAGGAAGACGCAAAGTCATCTTCAACCCTGTGGATGTTGATGTTCTTTGTAATTAAAGTAGTGAAATCCATCACCAGTTTCTTGGTCGTTGTCTGCTTTCTATTAAGCCTCAAAGTGACTCTGGGTTGAAGCAGCCATGAAGGTTCTGCTACCAAATACCCTTTTAGTTCTGTGAAATATGGCGAGTTCTCATTCACAGCTTGTGTGTACTGATAGGTTACTCTACTTGCATTTCCCCTCTGATGACCTCTCTCCAAAATCGCAGGGCTTTCGTAGTAATACGCAACCAGTTGCCACAgattttgcagtttctctcGATCAATCTCGCATTCAATAGCAGTCACCAGTGATACATTGACAGATAAGTCCCGAGGTGAACGCGGATTTGCCGTCCACGTCATAGGTGAACTGTCTCCAGGATGGCGAACATCACATGCCACATGAGCACTGTTTCCATGGCTATCTGAGAGAACAATGGTCAAATGACCTAAAGGTTTTTCAAAGTCCTGAGTGTATGGAGCGTCAGGCTCTGCTTCTGATTCAGCCCACACTGGATTGTCCCACTTTTTGAGAGGGGAACGAAGAGCTGGTCGTTCACATGTAAGCTTGTCTGAAGTTAACCCGAGAAAAAGGGTCCCATTCAGGTGCTGAGGTGAGGAACACTGTGGGCATAGGTCTTTGGATCCACGTTCCTTCTTACACTTTATTACTCCTGGAAGAATGTGAGGGAAACAAAGTTGGGATGGAAATGTAAGGCATTGAGAAGATATGAGGGAAAATATTAGAGATGATAGGAAAACAAGGTGAAATTGTGAAATTACAATGAATTAGAGAAAGAGCATGCTTTGTTTTCAGGCTTTCAAAGTGCTCATGTGGTGAAATAGGGCTAGGGTATTCAATTATGCTTTCATACCTTCATGTGTGGAGCTCCATTCCATCAACCAGTGGAGCTGACAGTCGCAGGTCCAAGGATTACCATGTAACGAGAGGAGCTCAAGCCTGGAAGCTGTCTGCAGAGCTCTGGCAGGTAACTGCTCCAACAGATTGTCTGATAGGTGTAAGTGTCTGAGACAAAAACATTTACACAGTGTCTTTGTTAAAGGGTCTCCAGAGTGATGGGGACTGGAAAGATTGTTGAATATATTGCACATATTGAAAGGAAACATATGTATTACATTACTTGTGCATCCCGTCCTATCCTAGATCCACAATACAAGAGTTTTAGGAACTATCAAAGCTCTTTAAACACTGTTTTTGGGGTCCTGTTTCGCTTCTGTTTGAAGGTTGCTACACTCTAAGGGGAATTTCTGAGTAATACATATGTGATTGTCTCAAAGTAAGCATACATTTACTGAAGACATCATTTTGGGGGCTATTATCAGTTGCACTGGGAGCTAAAGTCCCCTAAAAAGTGTCTTCTTATATtcaacacataaaaacacagaaaatttcACTTGTCATCAGACTTTATGttgcttaaagaaaaacagtacaTCTCTCTGCCTACTTCAATATTACGCAATCCAAAACACACGACAAAAACACAGCTCCAGTTTGTTAAGGCATGAGTCTAGGTTTGCTCTCACAACCACCAGCTGGCTAATATGGGACAATAGCATTTCTATTGGTGGCACCATgcaaaccaaaagaaaaaaagaaataaataaataggatGGCAGCCTCCTTACAATTAGGTGAAATCTGCTGTTGCCTGGTGATTTCATTGGATTATTTGATATTTAGCAGCCAGTTTTCAGTAGTTGTGGTTACCAACTGGTCTGACTGACCACTTTTGATGTAAGGTGACTGCACGGGTCATCTGTTAGAAGGCAACTCAAGATTTCTGAACACCTAAATCCTTTTACAGTTAAATGACAGCAGCTATGTCACTGCTTCTGGAAGAATTTCAGTTTTAGATCAATATGGTTCCAGTTCCAGCCTTTGAATTCAAGTTGGTGTAAATTTCTGCAAATGCAGAtggtaatttatttttatttatttattttaaaattctatTTACAGCTAATCACTATATTATCAGAAACAGACTGCACGGAATTACCAGCTCAAGTCCATTACAGTACAAACTTATAGCAGACCGACTCCattaattttcatttcattgcCATCTTGAGGCATCATGAAGACAGCAGCTGACTTAAACTGGTTGCAGACCTGGTCTTCATGGCAAACATTTAATAGGCAACAAGATAGCAAATTCATCACACATGGTTGTAATAATTTCTTTTGTGCTGTGGTGCCTTATAGCATAAATATGCAGTGCTCAAAGAAGAACCGCACAGAGTTTACGTTTGTTTGTCAGGTTCTTTGAGCCATTCCACTTTCAAAGAAACATCTAAATGAATGCCAGGGTACAAGGTTTCCTAGTAGAGAGTTGCACTGTGAACCATATTTTGAACGGCTTGGCTTGCTTGCGTATATTTACTTCCAatcaaaataatgtaaatagatAATTAGGTACATACTCAATAATCTTAAGTTAGTTTCAGATAAATTTCTCGATATCTTACTTGAGTCCTGAGGTCCAAAAGTGTCCTAGTACTGACACTGTTATGAAGGTATGCGGGTGGAGCTCTTTGAGAAGGTTCCCCTCCAGCTGCAGGAGTTTTAGGGAGGTCAGGCCAGAAAAGGAGTATGGCTCTA encodes:
- the LOC109195092 gene encoding immunoglobulin superfamily member 10 — its product is MALWWCAKVARSLPTAWFSLLLSSLLWQMIIPVHTVPSCPQSCSCPGVREVHCTFRHLTSIPKTLPKDTERLNLGYNSLTEVEGSEFRSLRQLEMLMLHGNDINTVHPGAFYSLRSLQILKLSYNKLRSINPGLFEGLVGLIRLHLDHNLIDFIEPYSFSGLTSLKLLQLEGNLLKELHPHTFITVSVLGHFWTSGLKHLHLSDNLLEQLPARALQTASRLELLSLHGNPWTCDCQLHWLMEWSSTHEGVIKCKKERGSKDLCPQCSSPQHLNGTLFLGLTSDKLTCERPALRSPLKKWDNPVWAESEAEPDAPYTQDFEKPLGHLTIVLSDSHGNSAHVACDVRHPGDSSPMTWTANPRSPRDLSVNVSLVTAIECEIDREKLQNLWQLVAYYYESPAILERGHQRGNASRVTYQYTQAVNENSPYFTELKGYLVAEPSWLLQPRVTLRLNRKQTTTKKLVMDFTTLITKNINIHRVEDDFASSWALIRRGTAGRVQTALEGSKVNLECSVLTSDPQVKMEWMLPDLSIVEDVTDKIHISENGQLVILNATLSDSGVYHCIVRTKAGVDLMPLRLTIKERSLSPTAFNGEKITVERGNTFSLPCEVTSAHPSHTIWYLPRNQVLLPTQQTRRAEVMENGTLVVRRLTLEDAGEYSCLASNLYGADMLTHIVEVRGEKASERTKVQTEKEHPILTVALEGGEGSGGDFQEIVHPFSTQLPEKVGSRQRNPNGFLKRIRMKDSKRKPNKSIKELDPNRWAEILAKANAKPSGALPTEQTLEEPSTVIIQPSTATPTTAVATMVNTAAYNLHHTTTPPDTRIELTDFPINAKLYPEVHSNTGQKEDEKKHSETLESQILQTASPRTTVPSGIHQPVEQSENKHLGEGGRNADFVSAGSNRRRRPYRRRKPPVRRIHPHLNPLYHSSNKPQTTLPPTTTTTPMTTPPITTTTTTTTTTTTTTTTSTTTVPSTVENYETLSAEYQTEGDEYYDEYNYKTGDSLDAKEDLNSETLITAQELGISVTPFPSVKETNPHVGHLPGRNHLPNPKTIVTPKLDNPAIRPVEEKTKDVVHLKEPEINKVEMTQGNGINNKNLLPKAPEEQEKYQIETEGRKKDTEKLVTESYNTRDIFRSTTQPRFYTRPSPEKKTLTHAKTSSSNIFTSHSARGGNRDEDTPREDKWIHKPTVKPQMSNFPVMEPLHPWLHQTNQGRGQTTTQRVTYGNQDRNTGRHTNVNPGRHFQPPRVPPTSTWSLHHHRHHHYPLYPSWPGQSSLPHPRQGSHPAALPHPWAHGSFVTNRPEITAETVKPTPTVSGAGNIRLTYSNTHLSQHHRQNHHVDGMTQTKDLLFLTRLRNRYRQAQLDRIAQLGRMVTPKPRPSYYNTPPPLTA